A single region of the Jaculus jaculus isolate mJacJac1 chromosome 15, mJacJac1.mat.Y.cur, whole genome shotgun sequence genome encodes:
- the Ptf1a gene encoding pancreas transcription factor 1 subunit alpha, whose protein sequence is MDTVLLDFPGGLDAFPSAYFDEEDFFTDQSSRDPIEDGDELLADEQAEVEFLSRQLHEYCHRDGACLLLPPAPSTAPHALAPPPLGGPGEPEDAGGGCYRSEAGAPPSDFPYSPGSPPPCLAYPCAAAAVLSPGSRLRGLSGAAAAAARRRRRVRSEAELQQLRQAANVRERRRMQSINDAFEGLRSHIPTLPYEKRLSKVDTLRLAIGYINFLSELVQADLPLRGSSAGSCGAPGVGGRLGGDNPCSQAQKVIICHRGTRSPSPSDPDYGLPPLAGHSLSWTDEKQLKEQNIIRTAKVWTPEDPRKPNSKSFSNIENEPPFEFVS, encoded by the exons ATGGACACCGTGCTGTTAGACTTCCCCGGGGGCCTGGACGCCTTTCCTTCGGCTTATTTCGACGAGGAAGACTTCTTCACCGACCAGTCCTCCCGGGACCCTATAGAGGACGGGGATGAGTTGCTGGCCGATGAGCAGGCCGAGGTGGAGTTCCTCAGCCGCCAGCTGCACGAGTACTGCCACCGCGACGGGGCGTGCCTGCTGCTGCCGCCCGCGCCCTCCACGGCCCCGCACGCGCTCGCTCCGCCGCCGTTGGGGGGCCCAGGCGAGCCCGAAGACGCTGGCGGCGGCTGCTATCGCAGCGAGGCAGGGGCGCCCCCCAGCGACTTCCCTTACTCTCCCGGCTCGCCACCCCCATGCCTGGCGTACCCCTGCGCTGCAGCGGCCGTCCTGTCCCCGGGGTCGCGGCTGCGCGGCCTGAGCGGGGCGGCGGCCGCAGCGGCGCGACGGCGGCGGCGGGTGCGCTCCGAGGCCGAGCTGCAGCAGCTGCGCCAGGCGGCCAACGTGCGCGAGCGGCGCCGCATGCAGTCTATCAACGACGCCTTCGAGGGGCTGCGCTCGCACATCCCCACGCTGCCCTATGAAAAGCGCCTCTCCAAGGTGGACACGCTGCGCTTGGCCATAGGCTACATCAACTTCCTCAGTGAACTCGTGCAGGCCGACTTGCCACTGCGTGGCAGCAGTGCGGGTAGCTGCGGGGCTCCAGGCGTCGGTGGGCGCCTGGGCGGGGACAATCCTTGTAGCCAGGCTCAGAAGGTCATCATCTGCCATCGAGGCACGC GGTCACCCTCCCCGAGCGACCCGGATTATGGCCTCCCTCCTCTTGCAGGACACTCTCTGTCGTGGACTGATGAAAAACAACTCAAAGAACAAAATATTATCCGCACAGCTAAAGTGTGGACCCCAGAGGACCCCAGAAAACCCAACAGCAAATCTTTCAGCAACATAGAGAACGAGCCACCCTTTGAGTTTGTGTCCTGA